The Paenibacillus sp. FSL H7-0357 nucleotide sequence CAGTTGTGGCCGTGGACACCGTATTCGAGATTCCCCCCGGAATAAACCGTAACTAATGCAGCGCCGCAGCGCATCGCTTCCAGACCCGGCAATGAACCGGTATCGTACGTGCTGGAGCTGACAAAAATGTCGCTTTCATTATAGTGGTAGCACAGTTCCGTATCGTTTGAAGGCGTGCGTACATGATAACGGTCATCGGCGAGCAGAGTCTGGAGTGCAGCGGATGCGACATATTCTCCCGGCGGTGTTATCAGATATAATTCAATCTCCGGATGATGCGCCTTGACCAGATTGAGCTGCTGCAGCAGATAGTCCTGTTCCCGGTGGCCGGAAAATCCCCCTTCCGGCTTGCGCATAATTGCAGAGACTACCAGCTTGCCTTGCGTGTTCCGCCTGTGTGTATTATAAAAGTCAGGATTCACCCCAATCGGCACGATCCTGCCTTTAATCCCATGATTAATCCGGACAATCTCCTGCTGCCACCGGGACAGCACAAACAAATTGCGGGCAATATTATAGGAAGAGAAGGACTGATTATTATCCGGCAGAAAAGTCGGTTCATAACATAACGCCAGGCGAATATGCAATCCCTTGCCTTGTTCACTGGCCCGCTGCGCCACAGGCACGGTAGTGTAGTAATTCGAAATTATGACATCGCTATAAGGAAAATCGTCCTCTGACAGCTGGCTGAAGCTGGAGTAGAGGACCTTGCACTTCATATCATATTCGACAATGCCGTGATTGGGCATAAGAATGATCACTTCATGGCCGATGATTGCCAGACGGTTGGTAAGTTCTGCGAGCATACGCTGCGCCCCGCCCCTGGACAATGTCAGAATCGGGAATGTCAGTCTCATTTCCCTCTCTCCTTTCTCAGCAGCTGCGAGAGAGATCTATGATGCTTCGCCTGCACCATTTTAATCTCCTTGTTCTGCGCTTCACTGTGAATCACAGAGCCCATCTCCTTGTGTATACGATAATCAAGCAGCGGCTCCTCAATGTAAGACCAGCGGTAATGCGGCAATATACGCAGCCACAGGTCATAATCCTGTGTGTATAAAAAGCGTTCATTAAAAATGCCCACGGTGCGGAAGATATCCATATCGAGCAGAACAGTACTGCCGTTAACCGGACAGCCCGTCATCATGGTCGCGATAAGCTGGCTTCTATCGGGAAAGGGGACCTTTATGACCTCGGAAACACGGTCCCCTTGTTCATTAATATAATAATAGGCGGTATGGTTAAATGACGTTCCTGTGCTGCGCAAAGCCTCCATCTGCCGCCGGATTTTATCGGGATGAAACAGATCGTCAGCGCTTAACCAAGCAAAATAAGACCCGCTGGCCGCCTTGATACCCAGGTTGAGCGCAGATGCGGTGCCACCGTTTGATTTGTGAAAGTACTTAATCCTGTCTCTGTAAGGAGCCAGCTTCTCCGTGTGCAACAACGATCCGTCATCCACTACGATAATTTCGATATCCGGGTAGCTCTGGGCCAGCACGCTTTCCACCGCTAGATCTACGTAGGGGCAATTGTAGAAAGGGATGACCACCGAAACCTTGGACTTATGCTGATTCATGCGCTCACCTCCTTCCCGAAGTATTGTTTATACTGTCTTGCAGGCAAGCAAGGCATCCAGCGGCTCATGATCCTCTCCGAATGCTTCCCGGAAGGCCGGATTCTCTGCATGGTGATAGCCTTTAAGCACGGTTACCGAGTAACCCAGCCCCAGGAAATCCTCCGCTTCCCAGCCGCTCCAGTGTTTTTGATAGTACTCTCCCTGCAGGTGAAAATGATCCGTCCCTTCCTGCGGAAAAAATCCGCGCGGAGTGAACACCACCACACGATTGGTGGCGATCATCTCCGCTTTTTTGAGAAGCTCCATTCCTTCCTTCATGGAGAAATGTTCCAGCGAATCAATTAGTGTCACCGCCGAGAACGTGCCCGGCAGAAAGAGCTTATCAATATGGCTGGCATCGGCATGCACCGGGATAATATGCGGCGAGGTGTATTTGCGGTGCAGCAGATAAGGCCTGTGAATGTCCAGGCCGACTACCAGAGCAGCTTCATAGCGTTCAAGCAGAGTACCGGTGCCGCTGCCGATATCCAGAATGCTCTCGGAGAACTTGAGATACTCCAGCAAGACCGGCAGGAAATCTTTCACTGCAATTTCCCGGTACATAGGCTTCCCCTCCCTTTAATAAATGGCTTACGCCTAACCGCCCATAGAGGTGATCAAACCGCGGAGCAATCCGTGATAACGGGCATTGGTCGCGGCGGCTTCAGCCATAATCACATCATAATGCTTAAGGGTTCCCATGCCGCTGTGGCGGCGGTACGCCGTTAAAGACTGGTTCAGCATAATCGGAGGATATCCGTTCAGAATCGCCCGGAACCACAGATCATAATCATGTGTGTAGGGCAGTGCTTCATCAAACAGACCGATAGCGCCGAACAGCTCCCGCTTAAACATTACCGTACAGCCGTTAATCGGATTCCCCTGAAGAAAGCAGCGTAGATAGTCCAGGTGATTCGAGAATACCGCCGCCGCGTTCATTTCGGTCAGTTGTGATTCTCCGTTGATAAAATTAAAGTTCGTGTAAGTGATAAGCAAACGGTTCTGTTCCATGAACAGAACCTGATTGTTGATCTTGTCACGGTAGAACATATCGTCAGAGCTAAGCCAGACGACATAGTCACCTGTAGCATAGTTGATGCCGTGGTTCAGCGCGGAAGCGGTGCCTCCATTGCTTTTGCCGAGATAGTGAATCTTAGGCAGATAGGGCATAATCCGGTCCATATGAGCTGTGGAGCCGTCATCGACGACGATGATCTCATAAGGCTGCCAGGATTGGGACAAGGCGCTTTGCAGCGCCTGTTCAATATAAGGACAATTATAAAAAGGAATTATCACCGATACTTTTGGAGTCATTACATCCTTCCTTCCCTACTGGCACGATAAAAGTCCACAATATCTGCAAGCGACTGCTCAAGCTGGATTGCCGCACTCCAGCCGAGTGCAGTTACATTGTCTTCAGATGTTTCAGGTTGCGTGACCGAACCGGGCAACACTCCGGAGTCTGCTTCCGCAGGAATCCCAGCTTCCGGACCCCAGTCCATTCCAACCGGTACCGCGGCATGAGCCAGCAGCTTCTCCGCGATCTCCCCCAGCGTGCGCTGCTTCCCGGAATCGATCCGGTAGACCTTTCCTGTCTCTCCCTTGCGCAGGATATAGTCATAGGCCCTTACGGCGTCGCGCACATCCAGAAAGTCCCGTAATTCAATCCGTGAAGAAAGCCTGAAAGGCGGAATCTCTTCGTCCGTACCCGTGGCGGCTTCACTCCGCACAATATGCTGAGCAAGCAGGGAGCAGAAGCCGGTGGAGGGGCCGGGGCCGATCAGGTTGCAAGGCTCCGCCAGCAGCACGGGCTGCTTGAACAGAGTTCCCCAGGCGAGCGATACCAGTTCCTCCAGTGTTTTGCTGAGGCTGTAGGGATGCGGCGGACCCACAGCGGTTCCGGGTCTGTACTTGAGCCGGGAGCCGGCCACCAGAATACGGCTGGCCGGCTGGGCACGCAGCGCCTCAAGCAGATACAGGGTTGCCATAACATTCGTTTCCATATAAAGCAGGGGATCCCGCCACGACTCCGGTACCGAATTTCTGCCTGCCAGATGCAGCACTTCGTCTGGCCGGACCTGCCCGATCATGGCATGGACCGCCTTGCGGTCGCTTAAATCGCAAACATATTGCTGAACCCCCTCCGGAAAAACAGCGGACTCCGCTGCCGGATGGCGCACTACAGCGGTCACTTCCGCTCCGCCAGCCCTGAAATAGGCAACGGCGTGCCGGCCGGTAAAACCGGCGGCTCCGGTAATCAGCAGCTTCCGCCCCTTCATGTGGACATCTCTGAGCGTTGCATCCAATCAGCCAGCTCTGCCAGCATTTCCGGATAGGAAGGCAACTGGATCTGGACATCAGCTCTTGTGTTTACCAGTGTACGGTCCTGAATATGCACATCTTCGGGAATGATCTCAACATCTTCCTTATGAAATGCATACTGCAGATGCCGGAGCAGTTCATATTTACTGACCGGTTGGGGATGGGCCAGATGAATCAGGCCGGATACCTCTGATTCCAGCAAGCCATCCACCGCCTTGGCCAGCTCGAGTGTCGTCACGCCATTCCACATGACCCGTTCATAGCCGGAGACCGGCCCTTTCTGGGATAGAAACCACTCCATCAGGCCAATGCCGCCGGAGCGGATTTCCGGTCCGATAATGGAGGTGCGGATCGTTAAATGGCCGGGCGCACGGATCTCTCCGAGACTCTTGGTAATCGCATATACAGAAGTGCCGTCAGGCGTATCATCCTCCGTGTAACGGCCGCGTGTTCCTTCGAACACGCAGTCGGTACTGATGTGGATCAGCCGGGCATGAACGGCATCCGCCGCGCGGCGCAGCCGGTGGGGAAGAAATCCGTTCACATGGTAGGCACCGATCCGGTCACGCTCGGCAAATTGATTCAGTACTCCCAGCGCATTGATAATGCAGTGGGGGGAGACGATTTCGACCAGTTTCTCCACGCCGGCGATATCGTCGGCATCTACATACAGCCCGCCAAGATCACTCTTATCCCGGGTTGTATGGAAGACGTGATGTTTGCCCTGGCGGCGAAAATACGCCGCCAGCATATGACCCGCCATACCGTTTCCGCCGAGGATAAGCAGCTTCATTGGAGGAAACCTCCCCGGATCAGGATATTCTTGATCTCCTCCTGGTCCATCAGGTTGTTCTCCGAGCTAAAGCTGTTGAAGGAAACATGCGGATAGCTGCTGTAGTGGGCTTTCAGCTCCGGCATATCCAGCGTAGGGAGAATAACAAGATACTGCTCATCGTAAACGACGGTGGTCAAGCTCTCGAAGTCGCTCATCAGGATTTCATGGATTTTCTCACCGGGGCGGATACCTGTTTCAACAATGCTTACATCACGTCTTCCCGAGTCTTCGATCAGCACCTCAGCCAGATCGACAATCCGGCAGGTCGGCATCGTCATGACGAAGATTTCTCCGCCGATGCTGACCTCGGACGCTTTGAACAGCAGGGTGATTGCATCGCGCAGGGTAAAGAAGAAGCGGGTCATTTTCATATCTGTAATGCGCACCTGACCCTTATCCTTAATCTGCTTCATGAACAGATGGACCACGCTGCCGTTCGTTCCCAGCACATTGCCGCCGCGTACGGTCACAAAGCGTGTGCTTGTGCCTAGCAGGTTCGCATACACAAACAGCTTTTCGCCGATCGCTTTGGTCATGCCATAGAAGTTAGACGGATTAGCCGCTTTATCGGTGGAGATATAAATCGCTTTTTCTACATTATTGGCAATAGCTGCTTCAATGACGTTCTGGGTGCCGACGACATTCGTCTTGAGCGCTTCATACGGCTGATCTTCGCACACCGGAACATGCTTCAGCGCCGCAAGATGGAACACATAATCCACGCCGCGGCATGCGGCCACAAGAGCATCTTTGTCACGGATATCGCCGATGATGAAGGTGAGGCGGCTATCCTCATATTCGCGGCTCATCGACACCTGGGCTGACTCGCTGCGGGAGAAAATTACGATCTCCTTAGGATTTTGCGGCAGAAGCTGCCGGATGAGTTCATGCCCCCAGGAACCGGTTCCACCTGTGACCATAATCCGTTTATTATTGAACATGCAGGTTCCCTCCAAGCAAAAATTTAACTACCTTTGCCGAGACATCCGGTGTCATGTAGCCTTCCGGTGCCTCCCATTCCGGACTCAGCGACGTCATCAACCGGGTACAGCGCAGAATGCTGTTCTGCTCTACTCCCGACACTACATTACTGCCGCAATCTACCGTCTCCGGACGTTCTGTCGTCCTGCGGATCGTTACGGTCGGCACTCCCATCAGGCAGCACTCCTCCTGGACGGTTCCGCTGTCGGTAATTGCACAGAGGGCATAACGCTCCAAATGGACAAAATCGAAAAATCCGAAAGGATCATGGAATTCCACAAGAGGGTTCATCTTTAGCGGGAATTGCTCCGTCAGCTTGGAGCGTGTGCGGGGATGGATACTGCAGATCAGGCGGATTCCAAAATGTTCAGCCACAAGGCACAGGCCGGACATTATTTGCAGCAGTGATTCGGGATCATCGACATTCTCGGCGCGATGGGCAGTGACTAGAAAATAATGGCCTGCCGTAAGATTCAGCCGGGCCAGAATATCGCTGGCTCTAATTTGCTCTTCATAATGTGTAATGACCTCGTGGATCGGATTGCCGGTTAATACGATACGCTGGCTGGGGAAACCTTCACTCAGCAGATGCCGTTTGCTCTGCTGCGTATATGGCATATTAATGGTCGAAACGGCATCTATGACACGGCGGTTTTTCTCCTCCGGCACTTTCAAATCGTAACAGCGGTTCCCCGCCTCCATATGCACGACCGGGATACCCATGCGCTCCGCGAGAATTGCACACAGCGCACTGTTGGTATCTCCGAGCAGCAGCACCCGGTCCGGCTGTTCTTTGAGCAGAATGCTTTCCAGGCTTCCGAACATGGCGGCAAGCTGCCCGCCAAGCCCGGCTTGCTTATCCTGCAGTACATAATCCGGTGCCCGCAGCCCCAGCTCTTCAAAGAATATCCCGCTGAGACTGGCGGTGAAGTTCTGTCCCGTATGCACCAGCACATGCCGCTCCGCATGCTCATCGAGCAGCGGAATGATGACGCTGAGGCGGATGATTTCGGGCCGTGTGCCCAAAATCGTCATGATCTTCATGGGTTCACTCCCCTACCTTGTTTGAGTATAACTTGCTGTATTTCACACACTGCGGGGAGGTGCACCCGCAGTGTTCACGCCGCTTTGCGGCGGCTCTTCCCACGCCGGCGTGCGCGGCTGCCTGTGCGGCGGGATTTGCCGCCGCTGCCCTTCCGGCGTGCCGGCCGCGCCGTGCGCCGCTTGCGGCCCGGGCGCCCGCTGCGGCGCGCCCGGGCTTTGGCGCGGCGCAGCTTGCCGCGCCGGAGCCTCGCTCTGCGCAGCCGTGTTGCGCGGCGCGAGTGGCCTTTGCCCGGCGGCGACTGCTCCGGCTGCTCCGGCGGCGGTGGCGGTGGTGGCGGTGGTTCCGCCGCCGCCACCACGGGTTCGCTGCTGCCCGGCGCTTCGCTTACGGGCAGTTGCACAGGCGCACCGCCGGAGAGCGGCTCGGCGGGCTCACTGCAGATTGGCAGCTCTACCACCGCTGCCGTGCAGTAACGGAGCTGCCAGCGCTCCGCCAGCCCCAGTAACCGTGCCCTGTAGGCCGCCGGGCCGTATACGGCATCAACGCGCTCCCGCGACTGGCTGCCGATGGCTGCCGCCAGTCCCGGCTCGGCCAGCAGCACCTTTACCCGGTCAGCCAACGCCTCGATATCCTCCACCGGAGCGAGTTGGTTGCCGCAGCCGGCCATGTGCAGAATCTCCTGCAGCCCGCCGGAATCATAGGCGACCACCGGTTTGCCGAAGGCCATTCCCTCCAGGGCGGTCATGCCGAAACCCTCACGGATCAGGCTGGGAACAACCAGCAGATCCATTGCGCAATAGGCCGAAGGCAGACATTCTTCATATCCCGCGAACTTGAACCGGGAGGTCAGTCCCTCCAGCTTCACCTTGCGTACACAGCGGTCATAGTAGTTTTTGTCTCCGGGAGTACCAATGAC carries:
- a CDS encoding glycosyltransferase family 4 protein; this translates as MADKATIVLFSHVSNTRSITGAEKLLLFFGRELSPYFNCILVAPQDGKLTRQARSFGLNVELLSIPLVYGMYTPYAGLEADIRKFQESREYQEMTDWLAGLRPAFIISSTCVHALPAMAAKSLGIPVVWKISETITDNEFTPISVDLIHRNSDEILAISHTAAACFPADIREGKVTQLPPSWNDKDLMMEAWSKLRGERRSELKVSPDEPLIGYISSFINKEKGLEHFVKMAVLVSEQYPKAKYLVIGTPGDKNYYDRCVRKVKLEGLTSRFKFAGYEECLPSAYCAMDLLVVPSLIREGFGMTALEGMAFGKPVVAYDSGGLQEILHMAGCGNQLAPVEDIEALADRVKVLLAEPGLAAAIGSQSRERVDAVYGPAAYRARLLGLAERWQLRYCTAAVVELPICSEPAEPLSGGAPVQLPVSEAPGSSEPVVAAAEPPPPPPPPPEQPEQSPPGKGHSRRATRLRRARLRRGKLRRAKARARRSGRPGRKRRTARPARRKGSGGKSRRTGSRARRRGKSRRKAA
- a CDS encoding glycosyltransferase family 2 protein; its protein translation is MTPKVSVIIPFYNCPYIEQALQSALSQSWQPYEIIVVDDGSTAHMDRIMPYLPKIHYLGKSNGGTASALNHGINYATGDYVVWLSSDDMFYRDKINNQVLFMEQNRLLITYTNFNFINGESQLTEMNAAAVFSNHLDYLRCFLQGNPINGCTVMFKRELFGAIGLFDEALPYTHDYDLWFRAILNGYPPIMLNQSLTAYRRHSGMGTLKHYDVIMAEAAATNARYHGLLRGLITSMGG
- a CDS encoding polysaccharide biosynthesis protein gives rise to the protein MFNNKRIMVTGGTGSWGHELIRQLLPQNPKEIVIFSRSESAQVSMSREYEDSRLTFIIGDIRDKDALVAACRGVDYVFHLAALKHVPVCEDQPYEALKTNVVGTQNVIEAAIANNVEKAIYISTDKAANPSNFYGMTKAIGEKLFVYANLLGTSTRFVTVRGGNVLGTNGSVVHLFMKQIKDKGQVRITDMKMTRFFFTLRDAITLLFKASEVSIGGEIFVMTMPTCRIVDLAEVLIEDSGRRDVSIVETGIRPGEKIHEILMSDFESLTTVVYDEQYLVILPTLDMPELKAHYSSYPHVSFNSFSSENNLMDQEEIKNILIRGGFLQ
- a CDS encoding dTDP-4-dehydrorhamnose reductase family protein; this encodes MKLLILGGNGMAGHMLAAYFRRQGKHHVFHTTRDKSDLGGLYVDADDIAGVEKLVEIVSPHCIINALGVLNQFAERDRIGAYHVNGFLPHRLRRAADAVHARLIHISTDCVFEGTRGRYTEDDTPDGTSVYAITKSLGEIRAPGHLTIRTSIIGPEIRSGGIGLMEWFLSQKGPVSGYERVMWNGVTTLELAKAVDGLLESEVSGLIHLAHPQPVSKYELLRHLQYAFHKEDVEIIPEDVHIQDRTLVNTRADVQIQLPSYPEMLAELADWMQRSEMST
- a CDS encoding NAD-dependent epimerase/dehydratase family protein; this translates as MKGRKLLITGAAGFTGRHAVAYFRAGGAEVTAVVRHPAAESAVFPEGVQQYVCDLSDRKAVHAMIGQVRPDEVLHLAGRNSVPESWRDPLLYMETNVMATLYLLEALRAQPASRILVAGSRLKYRPGTAVGPPHPYSLSKTLEELVSLAWGTLFKQPVLLAEPCNLIGPGPSTGFCSLLAQHIVRSEAATGTDEEIPPFRLSSRIELRDFLDVRDAVRAYDYILRKGETGKVYRIDSGKQRTLGEIAEKLLAHAAVPVGMDWGPEAGIPAEADSGVLPGSVTQPETSEDNVTALGWSAAIQLEQSLADIVDFYRASREGRM
- a CDS encoding glycosyltransferase family 4 protein — protein: MRLTFPILTLSRGGAQRMLAELTNRLAIIGHEVIILMPNHGIVEYDMKCKVLYSSFSQLSEDDFPYSDVIISNYYTTVPVAQRASEQGKGLHIRLALCYEPTFLPDNNQSFSSYNIARNLFVLSRWQQEIVRINHGIKGRIVPIGVNPDFYNTHRRNTQGKLVVSAIMRKPEGGFSGHREQDYLLQQLNLVKAHHPEIELYLITPPGEYVASAALQTLLADDRYHVRTPSNDTELCYHYNESDIFVSSSTYDTGSLPGLEAMRCGAALVTVYSGGNLEYGVHGHNCLMSYRHENRLADDIITLIRDKELRERIALKGENDSLRFTWEKSVQIFQNEMYEIVSRLG
- a CDS encoding glycosyltransferase family 2 protein, translated to MNQHKSKVSVVIPFYNCPYVDLAVESVLAQSYPDIEIIVVDDGSLLHTEKLAPYRDRIKYFHKSNGGTASALNLGIKAASGSYFAWLSADDLFHPDKIRRQMEALRSTGTSFNHTAYYYINEQGDRVSEVIKVPFPDRSQLIATMMTGCPVNGSTVLLDMDIFRTVGIFNERFLYTQDYDLWLRILPHYRWSYIEEPLLDYRIHKEMGSVIHSEAQNKEIKMVQAKHHRSLSQLLRKERGK
- the wecB gene encoding non-hydrolyzing UDP-N-acetylglucosamine 2-epimerase is translated as MKIMTILGTRPEIIRLSVIIPLLDEHAERHVLVHTGQNFTASLSGIFFEELGLRAPDYVLQDKQAGLGGQLAAMFGSLESILLKEQPDRVLLLGDTNSALCAILAERMGIPVVHMEAGNRCYDLKVPEEKNRRVIDAVSTINMPYTQQSKRHLLSEGFPSQRIVLTGNPIHEVITHYEEQIRASDILARLNLTAGHYFLVTAHRAENVDDPESLLQIMSGLCLVAEHFGIRLICSIHPRTRSKLTEQFPLKMNPLVEFHDPFGFFDFVHLERYALCAITDSGTVQEECCLMGVPTVTIRRTTERPETVDCGSNVVSGVEQNSILRCTRLMTSLSPEWEAPEGYMTPDVSAKVVKFLLGGNLHVQ
- a CDS encoding class I SAM-dependent methyltransferase, with product MYREIAVKDFLPVLLEYLKFSESILDIGSGTGTLLERYEAALVVGLDIHRPYLLHRKYTSPHIIPVHADASHIDKLFLPGTFSAVTLIDSLEHFSMKEGMELLKKAEMIATNRVVVFTPRGFFPQEGTDHFHLQGEYYQKHWSGWEAEDFLGLGYSVTVLKGYHHAENPAFREAFGEDHEPLDALLACKTV